Proteins from a single region of Rhodospirillales bacterium:
- a CDS encoding N-acetylmuramoyl-L-alanine amidase yields MTLLSPLNARALNIESVRFGLYEEKTRLVLDLDKPADFRAFVLSEPYRMVIDLPSFEWQAGKVQSPQDAGVQATRHGSLKPGISRIVFDLNRPISIQKAFTLPGGAGKPDRLVIDFSNVSPSLFEQIKSTVHGSLDPDRIQTQNANIATLAPPPPPKPQDQKPLIIIDPGHGGIDPGASGPHGLYEKNVVLALAKDLKVQLESSGKYRVKMTRADNHFIKLSNRVKFARKHGGDLFISLHADSMENKSITGASVYTLSEKASDAQTAKLAARENKADLIAGIDLSIEDEDVVGILMDLAMRDTMNQSKFFANTLVNSFNANGVKTLPRPHRYAGFAVLKAPDIPSVLIEAGFMSNEKEATLLNTSHHRQKIATALTKGIDRYFEQVRKNQRI; encoded by the coding sequence TTGACTCTGCTTTCGCCGTTAAATGCGCGTGCTCTCAATATAGAATCCGTACGCTTTGGCCTTTACGAAGAAAAAACCAGGCTTGTGCTGGATCTTGACAAGCCAGCCGATTTCCGCGCCTTCGTCTTGTCTGAGCCCTATCGTATGGTCATCGACCTGCCCAGCTTTGAATGGCAAGCCGGAAAAGTCCAATCCCCGCAAGACGCGGGCGTACAAGCTACCCGCCATGGCAGCCTCAAACCCGGCATTTCACGCATTGTCTTTGACCTCAATCGCCCGATCAGCATTCAAAAAGCCTTCACGCTGCCTGGCGGCGCAGGCAAACCTGACCGGCTTGTCATTGATTTCAGCAATGTTTCGCCCAGTTTGTTTGAGCAAATCAAAAGCACTGTTCATGGCTCTCTTGATCCTGATAGAATCCAAACACAAAATGCAAATATTGCGACTTTAGCCCCGCCGCCGCCGCCCAAACCACAAGACCAAAAACCTCTTATCATCATCGATCCCGGCCATGGCGGCATTGATCCCGGTGCCTCCGGCCCGCACGGCCTGTACGAAAAAAATGTTGTGCTCGCTCTGGCTAAAGACCTCAAAGTTCAGCTTGAATCCTCCGGCAAATACCGTGTTAAAATGACACGCGCAGACAATCACTTCATCAAGCTCTCAAACCGCGTCAAATTTGCCCGCAAACATGGAGGTGACCTCTTCATCTCACTGCATGCCGATTCAATGGAAAATAAAAGTATTACAGGTGCTTCGGTCTATACTCTGTCCGAAAAAGCCTCCGATGCCCAGACCGCCAAGCTCGCCGCCCGGGAAAATAAGGCCGATCTCATCGCAGGAATAGATCTTAGCATCGAAGATGAGGATGTTGTGGGCATCCTTATGGATCTGGCTATGCGCGATACGATGAATCAGTCAAAATTTTTTGCCAATACCCTGGTGAACAGCTTTAACGCCAATGGCGTAAAAACGCTGCCCCGCCCACACCGCTATGCCGGCTTTGCCGTTTTAAAAGCCCCGGATATTCCTTCTGTGCTGATCGAAGCAGGATTTATGTCTAACGAAAAAGAAGCGACTTTACTTAATACCAGCCACCACCGACAAAAAATTGCCACCGCGCTCACGAAAGGCATTGATCGCTATTTTGAACAAGTTCGCAAAAACCAGAGGATATAG
- a CDS encoding L,D-transpeptidase family protein: MRTVYVFQILVSVFLALVSAQAYAGYDKPYVGDMIEYDAKYEDTFIHLARDYNLGFTELRAANPYVDPWMPGRGTDLILPTRHLLPDASREGIVINLADMRLYAFINGDEAPYHTPIGVGREGLSTPEGVTEIVRKVEGPVWRPTPRMRKADPTLKEAYYQGPDNPMGTHALYLGWPQYALHGTNRPFGIGRRVSSGCIRLYPEKISELFELIPVGTKVTVVNQPIKVAWIDDELFLEANPSLAQSVAMEEYGEVPEEKISNDEMRLIVKTAGDWQDRLRWPAIRKALKERNSYPVSIARRPSLEVKGDVIIEHEKAAFIETPEEAKDLIEGYEPAPEKRDDIEKAQDKNSKTGEDTDKIRMAEGETTEQDQDQDQDNPARMLNP, translated from the coding sequence ATGCGTACGGTGTACGTTTTTCAAATTCTTGTTTCTGTATTTTTGGCTCTGGTCAGTGCGCAGGCTTATGCAGGCTATGATAAGCCGTATGTCGGCGACATGATTGAATATGATGCGAAGTATGAAGATACGTTTATTCATTTGGCGCGGGATTATAATCTGGGTTTTACAGAGCTTCGTGCGGCTAACCCTTATGTGGATCCGTGGATGCCGGGGCGAGGCACTGATTTAATTTTGCCAACGCGGCATTTGCTGCCCGATGCGTCGAGAGAGGGCATCGTGATTAATCTGGCAGATATGCGGCTGTATGCTTTTATCAATGGTGATGAAGCGCCTTACCATACGCCAATTGGTGTGGGGCGTGAGGGTCTTAGTACGCCGGAAGGGGTAACCGAAATTGTGCGCAAAGTGGAAGGGCCGGTCTGGCGTCCGACGCCGCGGATGCGCAAGGCAGATCCGACATTAAAAGAGGCTTATTATCAGGGACCGGATAATCCGATGGGTACGCATGCGCTGTATTTAGGATGGCCGCAATATGCACTGCATGGAACCAACCGGCCATTCGGAATTGGGCGGCGGGTTAGTTCTGGCTGCATTCGTTTATATCCGGAAAAAATATCCGAGTTATTTGAGCTTATACCTGTGGGCACGAAGGTAACAGTGGTTAATCAGCCGATAAAAGTCGCCTGGATTGATGATGAACTATTTTTGGAGGCTAACCCTTCTTTGGCGCAGTCAGTGGCGATGGAAGAATATGGCGAAGTCCCGGAAGAGAAAATCAGTAATGATGAGATGCGTTTGATTGTTAAAACGGCAGGAGACTGGCAAGATCGGTTGCGTTGGCCTGCGATTCGCAAGGCGCTGAAAGAGCGTAATAGCTATCCGGTTTCGATTGCCCGCCGCCCTTCACTGGAAGTTAAGGGCGATGTTATTATTGAACATGAGAAGGCTGCATTCATTGAAACACCTGAAGAAGCAAAGGATCTTATTGAAGGGTATGAGCCCGCACCTGAAAAACGCGATGATATAGAAAAGGCGCAGGATAAAAATTCCAAGACTGGTGAAGATACAGATAAGATTCGGATGGCTGAGGGTGAGACGACAGAGCAGGATCAGGATCAGGATCAGGATAATCCCGCCAGAATGCTTAATCCATAG
- a CDS encoding NADP-dependent isocitrate dehydrogenase yields the protein MTKIKVKNPIVEIDGDEMTRIIWAFIKERLILPYLDVDLKYFDLSIQSRDASDDQITVMAANAIKEHGVGVKCATITPDEARVEEFGLKKMWKSPNGTIRNILNGTVFREPITTANVPKYVPGWIEPIVIGRHAFGDQYKATDIKVPGPGKLELVYTPEGGEPEVHEVFDFPSSGVGMAMYNLDESIEGFARSSFNYGLSRKYPVYMSTKNTILKQYDGKFIEIFQQIFDEEFKADFEKHDLWYEHRLIDDMVAQAIKSKGGFVWACKNYDGDVQSDIVAQGFGSLGLMTSVLLTPDGKCVEAEAAHGTVTRHYREHQKGNPTSTNPIASIFAWTRGLKYRGEFDGTPEVVDFADTLERVCVETVEAGHMTKDLALLIGEQQKWLTTQEYLDKVVAGLEKAMQ from the coding sequence ATGACAAAAATTAAAGTTAAAAATCCGATTGTTGAAATTGATGGCGATGAGATGACGCGCATTATTTGGGCGTTTATCAAGGAGCGTTTAATCCTGCCGTATCTCGATGTCGATTTGAAATATTTTGACTTGTCGATTCAAAGTCGCGATGCGAGCGATGACCAGATTACTGTGATGGCTGCGAATGCTATAAAAGAGCATGGCGTGGGTGTGAAGTGCGCAACGATTACGCCGGACGAGGCACGGGTGGAGGAATTTGGCCTTAAGAAAATGTGGAAGTCTCCGAACGGGACAATCCGCAATATTTTGAACGGGACGGTGTTTCGCGAGCCGATAACCACTGCAAATGTACCGAAATATGTGCCGGGCTGGATAGAGCCGATTGTCATTGGCCGTCATGCTTTCGGCGATCAGTATAAGGCCACGGACATTAAGGTGCCGGGGCCGGGTAAGCTGGAGCTGGTTTATACGCCCGAAGGCGGAGAGCCGGAAGTGCATGAGGTGTTTGATTTTCCATCCAGCGGCGTGGGGATGGCGATGTATAATCTGGACGAAAGCATTGAAGGCTTTGCAAGAAGCTCTTTTAATTATGGGCTTAGCCGAAAATATCCAGTTTATATGTCAACGAAAAATACGATCCTGAAACAATATGACGGGAAATTCATCGAGATTTTCCAGCAAATTTTTGATGAGGAATTTAAAGCCGATTTTGAGAAGCATGATTTGTGGTACGAACACCGTTTAATTGATGACATGGTGGCGCAGGCGATTAAATCCAAGGGCGGGTTTGTCTGGGCGTGCAAGAATTATGACGGAGACGTACAGAGCGATATTGTCGCGCAGGGATTTGGATCACTGGGGTTGATGACTTCTGTTTTGCTGACACCGGATGGGAAATGCGTTGAGGCGGAAGCGGCGCACGGAACAGTGACGCGCCATTACCGCGAACATCAAAAAGGCAATCCGACTTCGACCAATCCGATTGCTTCGATTTTTGCCTGGACGCGCGGACTCAAATATCGCGGGGAATTTGACGGGACGCCGGAGGTCGTTGATTTTGCCGATACGCTGGAGCGGGTTTGTGTGGAAACTGTTGAAGCCGGGCACATGACCAAGGATCTGGCGCTCTTGATTGGTGAGCAACAAAAATGGCTGACGACACAGGAATATCTTGATAAGGTTGTGGCTGGATTAGAAAAGGCAATGCAATAA
- a CDS encoding thioredoxin family protein, whose amino-acid sequence MALLETPLKDDNFYAPDFKLQNIDGKFLTYNDIKGKKGTVIAFICNHCPYVQAIIERFVQDAQTLQDLGIAVAAIMPNDTGNYPADSQENMVLFAEENGFTFPYLIDETQEVARSYGAVCTPDIFGFNANGQLQYRGRLDSAGPNEATSKTVKELVNAMTQIAQDGVGPANQTPSMGCSIKWK is encoded by the coding sequence ATGGCCTTACTCGAAACACCTTTAAAAGACGACAATTTCTACGCTCCGGATTTCAAACTCCAAAATATCGACGGCAAATTTCTGACCTATAATGACATTAAAGGCAAAAAAGGCACCGTTATCGCCTTCATCTGCAACCATTGCCCGTACGTTCAGGCAATCATCGAACGATTTGTACAAGACGCCCAAACTCTGCAAGATCTCGGCATTGCCGTCGCCGCCATCATGCCCAACGATACCGGCAACTACCCGGCCGACTCGCAAGAAAACATGGTGCTCTTCGCTGAAGAAAACGGCTTCACCTTCCCTTATTTAATCGACGAAACGCAAGAAGTCGCGAGAAGCTATGGCGCCGTATGCACCCCCGACATCTTCGGCTTTAATGCCAATGGCCAGCTTCAATATCGCGGCCGTCTTGATTCCGCCGGCCCCAACGAAGCGACCTCCAAAACGGTCAAAGAACTCGTAAACGCCATGACACAAATCGCTCAAGATGGCGTCGGCCCCGCCAACCAAACCCCATCTATGGGTTGTTCAATTAAATGGAAATAA
- a CDS encoding PQQ-binding-like beta-propeller repeat protein, producing the protein MIKRCLCLTSLVLLTVFLSGCGASGWFEKDGPPPLEGERISVMQMQKNLEPDNPVLESQGLLAPAEWNNEFWPQVGGYPNHSMQNLSLPASPLKRLWSANIGDGATDELPLITQPIIIDNRIFTLDTDNRLSAFNIENGKKLWDTDVQAENEDDPVIAGGIAFSGSMLYVTNGYNEVLAVKPDDGQIIWRKTIPAPSRAAPTIMEERVFVTTLDGRVMALNAKDGSILWEYTGISDDATLVGAASPAANQDIVVPVFSSGEITALRIENGSIAWSDNLSNVRSFGGLSTISDIRALPVMDKGVVFAISFSGRLVAIDERTGTRIWQREISGSQTPWMAGNHIFVLSSENQLIALGRENGSIRWTTELPRFEDDDPQVFNGPVLAGGRLILAGTDGRVIEIAPENGKILGEWDAGATVSTSPVIAGGTLYLLTNDGTLTAYR; encoded by the coding sequence ATGATCAAACGCTGTCTATGCCTTACTTCCCTTGTCCTTCTGACCGTTTTCCTCTCCGGCTGCGGCGCTTCCGGCTGGTTTGAAAAAGACGGCCCACCACCGCTTGAAGGTGAACGCATCAGCGTCATGCAAATGCAGAAAAATCTCGAACCGGACAATCCGGTTCTGGAAAGCCAGGGGCTTTTAGCGCCAGCAGAATGGAACAACGAATTCTGGCCGCAAGTCGGAGGTTACCCGAACCATTCAATGCAAAACCTCTCCTTGCCTGCCAGTCCTTTAAAACGTCTTTGGAGTGCTAATATTGGCGATGGTGCCACTGATGAACTGCCACTTATTACACAACCCATTATCATCGATAATCGGATATTTACACTCGATACCGACAACCGCCTGTCTGCTTTCAATATCGAAAACGGCAAAAAACTCTGGGACACAGACGTGCAGGCCGAAAACGAAGATGACCCTGTTATTGCCGGCGGTATTGCTTTCAGTGGCAGTATGCTGTACGTCACCAATGGCTATAACGAAGTGTTAGCTGTAAAACCGGATGATGGCCAGATCATATGGCGCAAAACCATACCCGCCCCGTCACGCGCCGCTCCCACCATCATGGAAGAACGCGTCTTTGTCACCACACTTGATGGCCGTGTCATGGCTTTAAACGCCAAAGACGGCAGCATCCTGTGGGAATATACTGGCATCAGCGATGACGCCACCTTAGTCGGCGCAGCCTCTCCAGCGGCCAATCAGGACATCGTCGTGCCCGTCTTTTCATCCGGTGAAATCACCGCCTTGCGTATAGAAAACGGTTCCATTGCCTGGTCGGACAATCTCTCAAATGTCCGCAGCTTTGGCGGATTGTCGACCATTTCAGACATCCGCGCTTTGCCTGTAATGGATAAAGGTGTCGTTTTTGCCATCAGCTTTTCCGGCCGCCTCGTCGCTATCGACGAGCGCACCGGCACACGCATCTGGCAACGCGAGATCAGCGGATCGCAAACCCCGTGGATGGCCGGAAATCATATCTTTGTGCTATCCTCCGAAAACCAGCTCATTGCGCTGGGCCGCGAAAACGGCTCCATCCGCTGGACGACAGAACTCCCACGCTTCGAAGATGATGATCCTCAAGTTTTTAACGGCCCCGTTCTGGCCGGAGGACGTTTAATCTTAGCCGGAACAGATGGCCGCGTCATCGAAATCGCGCCGGAAAACGGCAAAATCCTGGGCGAATGGGATGCGGGCGCCACCGTATCGACAAGCCCTGTTATTGCTGGTGGAACGCTCTACCTGCTCACCAATGACGGAACCCTGACCGCTTATCGCTAG